In Candidatus Atribacteria bacterium ADurb.Bin276, the following are encoded in one genomic region:
- the nicX_1 gene encoding 2,5-dihydroxypyridine 5,6-dioxygenase, which yields MNLTPLMKAAMIAVRDCMGAQPGENALVVTDTGKLAIAESFLYAFHSLGIDATLMVMTPRDHHAQEPPPEVRAAMLSSDVALLITTKSLTHTHARVDATNQGVRIASLPGITEDIMTVGAMTADYQKVSELSWKLTKLMESTQKVEITTELGTHLVMSLIGRKPGLPPDDGIYREKGRWGNLPAGEAYIAPVEESVNGVVIVDGSQSPLGLLSAPIRITIQDGRAIKFEGGAEAAQFERHLQSLDDPNAYWVAELGIGTNEKARVTGNILEDEKAFRTIHIAFGMNTDMGGKIESKTHDDGIVTNPTVKFDGKTILDHGNFVI from the coding sequence ATGAATCTAACTCCTCTTATGAAAGCTGCCATGATAGCCGTCCGTGACTGCATGGGTGCTCAACCAGGTGAAAACGCTCTCGTTGTTACCGATACTGGAAAATTAGCTATCGCTGAAAGTTTTCTGTATGCTTTTCATTCCTTAGGGATAGATGCTACTTTGATGGTCATGACTCCTCGAGACCATCACGCCCAAGAGCCGCCCCCAGAAGTACGAGCAGCTATGCTTTCCAGTGATGTTGCCCTTCTGATTACTACGAAAAGCTTAACTCACACCCATGCCCGAGTTGATGCAACCAATCAGGGAGTTCGGATTGCCAGTTTGCCAGGGATTACCGAAGATATCATGACCGTTGGAGCCATGACTGCCGATTATCAAAAAGTATCTGAATTGAGTTGGAAATTGACCAAACTGATGGAATCAACTCAGAAAGTCGAAATAACCACTGAATTGGGAACCCACCTGGTGATGAGTTTAATAGGAAGGAAGCCTGGTCTTCCTCCTGATGATGGAATCTATCGGGAAAAAGGTCGTTGGGGAAATTTACCCGCTGGAGAAGCCTATATTGCACCGGTTGAAGAATCAGTCAATGGGGTAGTGATAGTTGATGGCTCTCAATCACCATTAGGATTATTATCAGCCCCGATTCGGATAACCATTCAGGATGGCAGAGCCATCAAGTTCGAGGGGGGAGCAGAAGCTGCCCAATTTGAGCGACATCTTCAATCTTTAGATGATCCCAACGCTTACTGGGTCGCCGAGCTCGGTATTGGAACCAATGAAAAAGCTCGAGTAACCGGGAATATTTTAGAAGACGAAAAAGCTTTCCGAACCATTCATATTGCTTTTGGTATGAACACCGATATGGGTGGAAAGATCGAATCGAAAACTCACGATGATGGTATCGTCACCAATCCAACAGTTAAGTTTGATGGAAAAACCATCTTGGATCATGGAAATTTCGTGATATAG